In Helianthus annuus cultivar XRQ/B chromosome 8, HanXRQr2.0-SUNRISE, whole genome shotgun sequence, a single genomic region encodes these proteins:
- the LOC118481128 gene encoding uncharacterized protein LOC118481128, whose protein sequence is MGSPSEESFTEIYRRYFSPDEDAAEEEAVTSACTFVLQAFEHIRPTPPPRPILRRTYILRDREAANERLMKDYFDAAPVHGPNVFRRPFRMSQRLFLRINNDLENTYDFFKQRMDARGYLGFTSIQKVTSALRVLSYGNTYDINDEYLKMAEKTTRDTLEHFCYGICQLYGKRYLRNPTRNDLQKNI, encoded by the exons ATGGGTTCCCCGTCGGAAGAGTCTTTCACCGAAATTTACCGAAGATATTTTTCGCCCGACGAAGACGCGGCCGAGGAagaagcggttacgagtgcatgtactTTTGTGCTACAAGCATTTGAGCACATTCGGCCTACTCCCCCTCCACGACCCATCTTGCGACGCACCTATATCTTGCGAGATCGTGAAGCCGCGAacgagcgtttgatgaaagactattttgatGCGGCACCGGTTCACGGACCGAATGTTTTTAGACGACCTTTTCGGATGAGCCAAAGGTTATTTTTGCGCATTAATAATGACTTGGAAAATACGTATGATTTCTTTAAGCAAAGAATGGACGCACGAGGATATCTAGGCTTCACCTCAATTCAAAAGGTCACATCCGCCTTACGCGTATTATCATACGGAAACAcgtacgacatcaacgacgagtatttgaagatggcggagaaaacaacccgagataccttggaacatttttgctatg gaatatgccagttatatggaaaacgttATTTGAGAAACCCCACTAGGAACGACCTTCAAAAAAATATATGA